GTAAATTCAACAAAGCGGCAGGATACAGAGTCAACGgacagaaatcagttgcatttctatacactaacaatgagcaatccaaaaaggaaattaagaaaacaattccatttacaataccATCAGAAAGAGTAAAGTActagaaataaacttaaccaaggaggtgaaaagaCCTGTACAATGAAGATGACAATCCATtgctaaaaaatgaaaagacacaaataaatggattcCATATTTATGATTGGAAGACCTCATATCATTAACACATCAATACTATACAAAGCAAtccatagattcaatgcaatccctataaaaattccaatgacatcttttcagaaatagaaaaacttattataaaattcatatggaGTCCCAAGGGATCCCCAACAGCCAAAGCAACctggaaaaagaataaagctggaaGACATACTTCCTGGTTTCAAAACTGCTACAATACTTTAGTAACCAGAACAGTACAGTACCcgcataaaagataaaatatagacCAAAGCTATAGAATAGTCCTTAACCTATGTTTTCATATGTCAAAACTTGGAAACTTTGAATTTGGCAGTGATTTCTTTGAAATGACGCAAAACGCacagacaacaaaagaaaagctGGGCAATTGGATTTCATgaaaaaatttgaattttgtgCACCAAAATACATTATCAACAGAGTAAAAgggcaacccacagaatgggaaataatatttgcaaatcacatacctgatacaaaattaacatccagaatatatagagaCCTCCTAAAAATTAACAATGGAAAAATAACCtgattcaaaaatgggcaaagagggacttccctggtggtctagtggctaagactcccaactcccaatgcagggggcaagggtttgatccctggttgggaactcaGATCCCGCATGCTACATGGCATGgctgaaatatagaaaaaaacatCTCCAAAAGAATTCTCAGCATCaccagttccctggtggtccagtggttaggacttggcgctttcactgctgagggcccaggttcgatccctggttagggaagtgagatcctgcaacaacaacaaaaacttacaTTACCCGCAATCTGAATAACACGAACTGAAACCATAACACATCGGCAAGAAAGAGATCTGTCCGTGCTGAGTGGCGGGGCAGTTGGAGACTCGGAAGCACTCACCCTTCTTGTGGGTAAGGGACTGTTCCATCATCTTTGGAAACCAGCTTCGCATTCCCCAGTTATACCAGGTGGGTACACAGTCTACAACCTGGTCTTATGCGAAGGGCTGGAGATGTGAGCACCCCTTCCCAGCTGTAGAGTCAGGCTGCCACAGTTTCACTGTCCCTCTCCCGGGCACAGGGCTTCCAGTACCACAGCACTGTGACGAGGGGCCCTGTCAGCCACTTGCTAACTCACCGAGGCCAGAGGGATGCAGGCAACTTGTAAGGAACGTAAATAAATTAGAAACTAGAAATgcgggaagagaaagaaaagcagggtGTGGGTCTTTAattgtgtgcgcgtgtgtgcataTACACCCAGAAAGCTGCTCCATGCATATTCCAGCGGTCACAGGAGCTCACCACGTGCGCCCGGTCATTCATGTTGACTGGTCATGACCGGTCAGTTAGGAATGCCCCTGGCCTCCAAGCTGGACACCTGGATCTGAGTGGTAGTCTGAGACGAGTctaataatttaaagaaagaaatggctgtaagttaatttttttcctgaatcaGGCCTGATATCCAGAGGGCCTGGGATCCAGGGACACAAAACCTCCCCAGAGGCCGCAGCATAAGCAAGTGGAATAAGGCAGGGTGAAGGGGTCGCCCACTTCCAGTCCTGGGGACCCAGCTCTCAGGGCTGGGCGGGGACTGCTGTTCACCTTCCCACTCCCACGGCTCCCCCAGCCACCCCGGGCTTTCTCTGTGAAGCCCACATCTGGTCAGGGAAGGGTCTTGGGTTTTTACCTCTGCTTCAGCAGAAGGGGGCCGCGTGGGACcaagctgaggccaggagaggcTTCCTGACTgccacccctccccactccctatGTCTGaaccatcccctggagaaatgatgATTCCGGAAGCGGGTGAGCGGGTGTGAGGTAATACTGccaggagcagtgaccccaggaGAGACGGTCAGAGCAGAGCCGTGGGCTAGCTGGGTTTCAAGGCTCGAAAGGAAGCGCCCAGCCACCCCATCCCCAATgtccagaggaaagagaaagcagtAGGAGACAGGGGAGGTCCCAGCCTAGCCCCCTCCTTGGGGTAAACTAGTTCTCAGGCACTGTGAGGTTCTCAAATATTTCTGTGTGCGTTAAAATCCATTCTTCTAGTCAAACATCATATATAATGTAAATGTAATGCCCAGAGCCTAGTGTAGCCGCCGCTCTTTAACTTTCCTTTAATGGAATTATTTTAGATCTCAGGCAGAGCTTTgtcgttttatttttttcttagaaagatGTTCAGATggctataggcttccctggtggctcaactggtaaagaatccgcctgcaatgtgggagacctaggctcaatccctaagttgggaagatcccctgggttacccactccagtatcctggccagGACTATGTATAGttcatgggaccgcaaagagtcggacacgactgagcgactttcacttcaaatGGCTAATCTAGgttcctaaattttaaaaactggttgCAGTGGGGGAGGTAAAATTACTAACTTGTGCAAATAAACACAAGCAACTCATATCAAAgaccaattttttaaattaagccaGTGCAAGAAAGATCTCTACTATCATTACAAAAAGATTCTCcatgttttgtttctatttcttcatgttttGTACTGGTGTTAAACTAGGCAGGTATTCAGACAACGTATCCGACTCTGGCAAGacacgagaaaaaaaaaaaaacttgtaatcGAAAGCACTTCtgcagaaacagagaaagatgtGGGGCCATGTTCACTCTAGTAACTAACTTGTCCTGGAAaataactgaaaagcaaagatatgGTATACGGAAACCTTAGGAACTTGGAGTTTAAgtttcagaaagacaaatatcaaaaaCTATCGACTTctaaagtcattttattttcacttaatcGACAGATGGACAGATGCAGAAATCGACTAGATGTCAATTACAAAACTGAAGGCAGAGCTGAGCTATCTCTGCCGGAGCACACAGTTGATTTTTCCCCTCCCAGAGTATACAGTATCCCTTTCAAACCATGGCTACGTATGTCATAACTATATTTAGAAGTACGCAGAGAGGAAAATACTACTGCAATTCAAGGCTGTAAATGACAGGGAAACACATCAGAGCCTCATGGAATGGAAAGCTGAAACATCAGTTCATGTTCCTCAATCAATATCAAACGTCAGATGACACTGGAAGGTATTaattatgaccaaaaaaaaaatcctgtaacaAATTCCACTGAAGAAAAGGGTAGGCTTTCTTCATACAGGAGGTAAAAAACTGATTTTTGGTTTCTCCTCCAGCACTGTCAGAAGTAAACACAGCTGCAAAGTTCTCGACAAATATTTAAGAAGCTCTGTGGACAGTCTGAGGCACGGATTTGAGTCAATATATAGAAGTAACCACTTGTTCACAGCGgaataactttctttaaaaacgCAGAGGAGCAAAGGGAGCTTCAGAAATCACGAAAAGCGACGAATACAGGCAAGAGGAACCGCCGCGCGTCAGCCGATGAATCTTTCGGACGGCCACGTCTCCTGCGCGTTGGTGGGGACCGCGGGAACCACTTCCTCGGGCGGGGCCAGGGCCTCCATCTCGCGCACCACCTGCGTGAACACCTGGTCCACCATCAGTTTGCTCTTGGCCGTGACCTCCAGGAACGGGCACCGCCACTCGCGGGCCAGCGCGCGGCCCTGAGACGTCAGCACCTGGCGCTGGGCGTCCAGGTCGGCCTTGGTGCCTACGAGCACCAGCGGCACGGCCTTGGGCCCCCGCAGCCGGCCCATGCGCTCGCGCAGCGGCCGCACCGCCTCGAACGAGGCCTCGCTGCACACGCTGTAGAGCACCACGAAGCCGTCGCTGTTCTTGATGTACAGGTCCTTGAGGGTGACCAGGTGATCGGCGCCCACCGTGTCCACGATCTCCAGAAGGGCGGGCGCCGCGTTCACCTCGATCACCTTGCTGAAGAGCTCCTCCACCGACGGCTCGCACTGCTCGGGGAAGCTGCCGCAGGCGAACTGCGTGGCGAGCGCCGTCTTGCCCACCGCCACGCTGCCCAGCAGCACCACCCGGTACCCCTTGGCCGGTCTCAGCCCCAGGCTCGCCATGGCCGAAGCGCGCGGCTGGCGGGACGCGCGGCGGAAGGAATGGCGCGCGGAGGCGGGGGCCTGGCGGGGGCcgagcggggcggggggcggggggaggggcgagggggcggggagggaggggcgaggggggcggggggaggggcgaggggggcggggggaggggcgagggggcggggagggagggcgaggggggcggggagggaggggagggaggggagggaggggcgaggggggcgggaggggaggggcggggagggaggagggaggggaggggcggggagggaggggaggggaggggcgaaggggcggggggaggggcgaggggggcggggggaggggcgaggggggcggggggaggggcgagggggcggggagggaggggcgaggggggcggggagggaggggaggggcggggagggaggggaggggaggggaggggcggggagggaggggaggggcggggagggaggggaggggcggggagggaggggaggggcggggagggaggggaggggagggaggggaggggaggggcggggagggaggggaggggaggggcggggagggaggggaggggaggggaggggcggggagggaggggaggggaggggcggggagggaggggaggggaggggcggggagggaggggaggggaggggcggggagggaggggaggggaggggcggggagggaggggaggggaggggcggggagggaggggaggggaggggcggggagggaggggaggggaggggcggggagggaggggaggggcgggaccCGGGGGCCGGGGCGCGGGCTCCAGCCCGCGCGCGGGTAAGCTAACTCGTCTGCGCACAAGCCCGCCCTCCCCGCCCGGCTCTGCCCGCTGCGGCTCAGAGGCCACCCGCCCCAGACCCGGGCCCCGCGCGCCCCTCCGCCGGCCCCAGTTCCCTCGCCCCGCGCAGCGtctgccccgcccccggcccgagCGGCCGGGCCCCGGCCTCGCCCACCGGCCGCGCAACCCCGGCCTCTGTCTCCGCTCGGTCCGAGCTGCCCGGCCCCGCTCCGTCTTCCCCAGGACcccgcgggcgggcgggcgggccggCGGGGACCCCTCCCTCAGCCCCggctccctgccctccctccgAGGAGAACCCCTTCTGTCCCGGAGCAAATGGTAACCGGATCCCTTCCACATCAACCGGGAAATAGCCGCATTTCTTCACATTTCAGATCTAGTCTCGTGGCCCGAAGCCAGACTGGCCTCACTCAAAGTCAGGCCTGGAGAGGCGTGCCGCTGTGGCCCCTCTCCAGGCCTGGGGACCCCAGGGAAGAGGTAGCGTGTGAAGGAGCTTCAGGCCGAGGGTCCCACGTCACTCCCTCCTGGCCCCCATTCCGTGGTCTGGGCCCCTCAtgcccctccctgccttccttcgGGCCCCGCAAGCCCCCTCTTGTCACTGAGCGGAGTCCAAGGTCCAACTTTTATAAAGTCCAGAACTTTATGAAACGTTGATCACATCTCACTTCCCCACTTACACCCTCCTGGCTTTCTGTTGTGCCCTCCTGACTCCATCCCAACCTAGACAAGGAAGCATGTACCCATTCACCCAGCAGCAGGCAGCCAGGGAAAGCCCTGGGCATCTGCGCTTTGGGGTCATCTAAAGGGGCTCCTCAGGGCTGACTCCCCTGCCCCAGTCATTTTCAAGCTTCTACTCCGGCTACACAACCGTCTTGCTGTTCCTTGATGTCAGAGGAGAAAGGCTGTGCGGGGATAGAGGAGACAGGGCACGAAGTCCTGGGATTGCACACCTGAGTAAGCCCTGCTCACTGTCTGCTGCAGGCACTCAGGTGCCCGAGGGCTTCAGGAGACCTGCAGGCCTGGGCTAGAAGTGGAGATGAGATAGCCCCTCCCCCTAGGCTTGGGGTACCAATGAATCTCCCTCATTCCAGTGCAGCCTGAGGGGCCGCACCCCAAGACTGACGGAGCTGGAGTTTCCTGCCTCCCTGGCAGCACAGACTCAAAGTTTAAGTGACGATAAGACATCCTGCACTTCACTGTCTGTGGTCAGTGACAGAATGTGCTTTTTATAAACAGCACAGAACATCCTTAGtgtataatattaattatatacttACTACAACAGACAACTTGATTTCTAAACAGATTTTACAAGACTTATTCTCTGACTGCAGgataacaaaactaaaaatatttttttaaagataagctGTAAATATTCTCCAGAGAAATGCAAGTTCCACACAGGTTTCAACAACTCCCCTTGGATAACTTTTGAGGGAACTTAGGCAACTCACGGTCAAAACAAGTCACAAAACACATGAGGAAAACTTCACTCTGAGTGACAGCCGTTGGAAACACCAGACAATAAAATCACATCCAGAAACCTGTGGATATTAGTGTTATTAGACATACAAAATAATTATATGTgtttaaagatttaaaagaaaagcttaaaaatatGAGCAAGGAATAAGAGACTATAAACTATGgtcaagtaattttaaaaaatctctaccctttacctcccccgcccccttcccccaaaaaatccttcaatcctttggccacctgatgcaaagagcagactcattggaaaaggccctgatgctgggaaagattgaaagcaaaaggagaaaagggcggcagaggatgagatggctggatagcatcaccaattcaacggactcaaatctgagcaaactccaggagatggtgaaggacagggaagcctgctgtgctgcagcccatggggtcccgaagagttggCTGTAAGTTAACGCCCAAACAACAACAAGCCttctagaaatggaaaatataataatTCATGATTTTTCTTAACACAAACACCCATTGATAGGTTAAACAGGAGTTTAAACGTGgttgaagggagaaatagaacCAACGTTATTCAGAGATGTGAATAATCCCGGGCCGGGTTTTCACCGCACCGTGCCCTGTGCCTGCAGGAGGCAAGGGCTTCTTCAGGCTGCCATGAGACTAACGGACATTCACAGAGAGCCTTAAATTGACAGTTGGCTGGTCTGAGCCTGTCATTATTATTTGAGGCTTTTAAAACCCTTAACAGAAGTCAGCCAGCCCCGTAGTCCATCTTATCACCATTGCCTCAATGCAGTTGGAGTTGCACTGCTAGCGTGGAGGTCTGCGCTTCCCCTGCCGCCTGAATCACATCCTAATCCACCTCTAGCAAGTCATGACAACTATGCCACAGGCCAGAGCTCATCACCGACTCACTCAGCACCAGCAGTCAGGGCCCTGCCGTGGGTCTGAAGGGTGTGTGATGCATCTTAGAATTCTACCCCTAACTTTTGCTTTCTACAGCCTCTTCTGGTACTAACTCTCTTAATTCAGATTCCCTCCCAAAGCAGAATCTATGACATGGGACTTGGTCTAGTGGGCAAATAGTTCATTTTTGGAAGTGATCACTGGGATCCAGAATGGAGGCCCtggaagagagagacagggaaagTGCGGGGAATCCCACAGCACGTGTATTCTTGAGTTATTGCTGTGGAGTACTTGAGAAAACGTGTAGGATGTCAGAACTGTCCACTGATGCACAGAAGCCCGGGAGGCATGTATCCACTGGCACCCATTCCTTACGGCTCCAGGGTTGCCCTGCAGACTCCCTGTTCCGGGGTGCACGTGTGTCCGGGaggttgagtgaactccagaagcatcccaagcagcagcagtagagaccCAGGGGTGTGCAGTGCAGCTGAGGCACGTGGCAGCCAGGCCCCACCTGCACAACCAGGTGGTTGCTGTAGCCATGGCTGGGACAAGAAAGTGGGCCCAGAGCACATGAGTCTAGAGCATAAGGGACAACCGACTCAGCTCTACTTACTTTTAAATCgaagtttagttgctttacagtgtggtGCCAATATCTGTGGTATAGCAAagcgactcagttatacacatatatattcttttaaaaatcatttcccaTTATGATTTACCCCAAGAGATTGGATATAGTTTCCTGTGATatataataggaccttgttgttttatggttttgtttatccatcctaaatGTAATGatttgcatctaccaaccccaaattcccagctcatccctctccctcctcccttcccccttcaCAGCTGTAAGTCTGATCTCTATATGTGGGATTCAGTTCTAATTGCTGAGAATACCTCattgtgggggggtgtgtgtaggAACATATGATCTGCAAACAGCGAGGAGAATATTACTTATTTCCCTTGCTTCTCTTATTGCTTTAGCAAATATAACAATATTGAACCAAAATAACAATATTGAACCAAAGAGGTAATTGCTGGCGTCCCTCCACATTTCTGAACAACAGAAATGTCTTTACATTGCATGAGTAATATGATGTATGCTTGTGTACTCTGATACTTTTTATCGTAAGAGAAAGTTATTGTCTATGTATACCTTAGCATTTTTACTGGGAACAACAGCAGTTTTTTAttagtttgttttggttttggttttttggacTCTGACAAATTGATAaggtttttcttctttacttttgagAATTTAATGACTGTAAGTTGATGGATTTCCTGTTGATGAATCATTCTGTTTCTCACCTCCTCTCTTACCACTTTTCTCGCTGCCTTCTAGACACGATGACCTGTTCCTCGGGCAGGACAATCTCTTTTTCCCATCACAGAATTTTCATATTCGCTCTTCTCTCCCCCTTGAATTCTGTTCCTCAGATGTCTGCGTGGCTCACTCCCTCACTGTTTAAAAACTTTATTGGATGCACCAGGCCTTAGCTGCGGCGTGCAGGCTCTTATTTGTGgcgtgcaggatctagttccttgcTGTTGTcggtcagtcactcagccatgtccaactccttgcaactccactgactgcagcaggccaggcttcactgtccttcactatctcccagagtttgatcaaacccgtgtccactgagttcagtgatgccatccaaccatctcattctctgcaaccctcttctcctcctgccctcaatctttcccagcatcagggtgttttccaacgagttggctcttcacattaagtggccaaaatTGTGGAGCTTTggattcagcatcagttcttccgtgaatattcaggactgatttcctttaggattgactggtttgatctccttgcagtccaagggactctcaagagtcttctctagctccacagctcaaaagcatcaattcttcgtccctaaccagggattgaacctgggccccctgcattggcagcatgtaATCTGAAccacttggagaaggcgatggcaccccactccagtactcttgcctggaaaatcgcatggatggaggagcctggtgcgctgcagtctatggggtcgcgaagagtcagacacgactgagtgacttcactttcacttttcactttcatgcattggagaaggaaatggcaacccactctagtgttcttgcctggagaatcccagggacggggaagcctggtgggctgccgtctatggggtcgcacagagtcgacttagcagcagcagcagcagcagtctgaaccactagaccaccagggaggtcccttacTCCATCCATTTTATTTAAGTCTCTTGCTCAAATATCACTTACTGAAAGGGGTCTTCCCTTATCGCTTTAGTAAGTTACAGGTGGAATTGTATCCCCCCAAATCCATGTGTTGAAGTTTTAGCCTtcagtacttcagaatgtgatGTTTTTTGGAAATAAGGTGTTTTCAGATATAATCAGTTAAGATGAGGTGCTGCTTGAGCAGGTTGAGCCCCAGCTCTAGGATGACTGGTGCCTCATGAAAGGGGACACGTGGGCCCACACGCAGACAGGAAGAGCGGCACACACAGAGGAGGGCAGAGACGGGGCAGAGTTTCTGCAGCCGAGGACGCCAAAGACTGCTAGAAAATCACTAAGAATTGAGGGAAAGGCATGGAACGAATTCCTCCTCACAGCCCACGGGAGGAATGAACCCTGCCAACACCCTGATCTGAGGGTCctggcctccagactgtgagattGTATGTTTCCGTGTGAGTCACCCAGTTAACAGCAGCCCAGGGAACTAACACCTTAACCTGTAAGAGGGCTGGGGCTTCAGCCCAGGAATTTGGGGGGATACAACTCCACCTGCCATGAACCCACAGCTCACTGCCCTGCTGAGCTCCTTTGGGCTGCTATGACAGAACCCCAGAGACTGGGGATTCATCGCTCACGTTTCTGGAGACTGGGAAATCTAAGGCCGAGGCACCAGCAGACTCGGCAAAGAGACGCTTCCTGGCTCATTCGTAACTGTTTTCTTGCTGCGTCCTCCTGTGGTGGAAGGGCAAGGGAGcttgggcaggggtgggaggggtccATTTTATAAAAACACTAATTCCGTCCATGAGGCTCCTCTCTCAGGACCTAATCacccccaaaggccccacctccaaacaccatcacCGTGGGGGTTAGGTATCAACGTATGAACTTGGGGGAAGGTGGTATGCAAATTATATGATATGAAATtgattatttgtttattgtttccctcATTACAATGTATCTCCCATGAGGGCAGAAACACTATATTACTGAACCTACTGTGCGTCGGGCAGTGCCCcccacacagtaggtgctccacAACTACAGTCCTGCTCTGATACTTGCTTTGAAAAGGTGAATTTGTTCCAACACCATTTAACAATTAGGAAACAGTTCGAGCATAATGTGAATTTTGCATTTTGTGTGGTTTTGTTTACAAGAAACCCTACATGAACACAGAAAACTCCACCAGCTGAACTGAGGTGTGTAGgaaaacacactcacacacttcaGATGTCTCCCAGTTTCCTTCTAACCCTCATCCACACTGGAGTTACGACCTTCCAACCACCTCACCAATACCTCAGAAGCTGCAACCCTTCTGACGCCTACTTCCACAAGCAAACTTCAAACTTCAGATAAAGAATCAAGCTTCAGATAAAGAATCATATCTtttgcagtgaaaaaaaaaaaagtgaaagtgttagttgctcactcgtgtcccgttcttttcaactccatggacagtagcccacccagctcctctgtccatgggattctccaggccagaatactggagcgtttgccatttccttcttcaggggctcgaacccaggtctcctgcatgtaagagtattctttatcatctgagccatagggaagccccctttgtagtacttatgtctttttaaaaaacaatttaactTGTACAACTGTGCTAACCTTTTTTTTACTAGGTTCCcatctttattaatttttgcctgtgctgggtctccattgctgaaTGCGGGCTTTCTCTACCTGCAGCggcgtctcttgttgtggagcacgggctcagtagggGCTgggcgtgggcttagttgccccacggcaggTGGAGGCTCCCCCGACCACGGatggagcctgtgtcccctgcactggcagacagtttcttaaccactggcccaccagggaagtcccatgctcCCATCTTTTTAAAACTGTACCACTGATGAAGTATTTTGAGTATCCTCCCCTAACCTCATTTTCCCCATAAGTCCTGTATTTTTTATTATGCAGTTTTGTATGACATCCTGAATTTTAAG
This window of the Budorcas taxicolor isolate Tak-1 chromosome 21, Takin1.1, whole genome shotgun sequence genome carries:
- the LOC128066675 gene encoding ras-related protein Rap-2c-like, producing the protein MASLGLRPAKGYRVVLLGSVAVGKTALATQFACGSFPEQCEPSVEELFSKVIEVNAAPALLEIVDTVGADHLVTLKDLYIKNSDGFVVLYSVCSEASFEAVRPLRERMGRLRGPKAVPLVLVGTKADLDAQRQVLTSQGRALAREWRCPFLEVTAKSKLMVDQVFTQVVREMEALAPPEEVVPAVPTNAQETWPSERFIG